One Salvia splendens isolate huo1 chromosome 22, SspV2, whole genome shotgun sequence DNA segment encodes these proteins:
- the LOC121786774 gene encoding uncharacterized protein LOC121786774: protein MAESLFYRLKNPHKNYLDNFSDEKLQMIGLGYDRLVRFMDKDDPNLKHPYDWYKYGEFGPYSWRIFKKLLLVFFVGFLAWAYQAIKPPPPKICGSKDGPPVTAPRIQLKDGRHLAYKEFGVPKDNAKHKIVFVHALDTCRHDVSAITSGLSPDFVESGGIYIVSFNRPGYGESDPNPAQTLRSISSDIEELADQLGLGSKFYVAGFSLGGQIVWTCLKHIPHRLAGAALIAPPVNYWWKGIPSNLSAEAYKKQLLQDEWALRVAHYTPWLIYWWNTQKLFPCMSIIARSTKVLSQQDVELMPKIHSLKQETAAQVRQQGDYESIHRDLAFAFGKWEFDPTELRNPFAEGSGSVDILVPATLQREINYHEVRGAGHKFLYADGIADSIIQALVS from the exons ATGGCGGAGAGCCTATTTTACCGATTGAAAAATCCCCACAAGAACTACCTGGATAATTTTTCGGATGAGAAGCTTCAGATGATTGGTTTGGGGTATGATAGGTTGGTGAGGTTCATGGACAAGGACGACCCTAATTTGAAGCACCCATATGATTGGTATAAATATGGCGAATTCGGGCCCTATTCCTGGC GGATCTTTAAGAAACTTCTGTTGGTTTTCTTTGTGGGATTCTTGGCTTGGGCCTATCAGGCAATAAAGCCTCCTCCTCCAAAGATCTGTGGCTCGAAAGACGGGCCTCCAGTTACAGCTCCAAGAATTCAGCTCAAGGATGGAAGGCACTTGGCTTACAAAGAATTTGGTGTCCCAAAGGATAATGCAAAGCACAAGATTGTGTTTGTCCATGCCTTGGATACTTGCAGGCATGATGTGTCTGCTATAACTTCTGGACTCTCGCCG GATTTTGTTGAAAGTGGAGGGATCTATATCGTTTCATTCAACAGACCTGGTTATGGAGAGAGTGATCCAAACCCTGCCCAAACACTTAGAAGCATTTCTTCTGACATCGAGGAGCTTGCTGATCAGTTGGGATTAGGATCCAAATTTTATGTTGCTGGATTCTCCTTGGGTGGCCAGATTGTGTGGACCTGCCTCAAGCACATTCCTCACAG GTTGGCAGGAGCAGCTCTGATTGCACCACCGGTGAATTATTGGTGGAAAGGTATTCCTTCGAACCTCTCTGCAGAAGCATATAAGAAGCAGCTTCTTCAGGACGAATGGGCGCTTCGTGTAGCTCACTATACTCCGTGGCTTATCTACTGGTGGAACACCCAAAAGCTGTTTCCTTGTATGAGTATTATTGCTCGCAGCACCAAAGTTCTCTCTCAACAAGACGTAGAACTAATGCCAAAGATTCACTCCTTAAAACAAGAGACTGCG GCACAGGTAAGACAGCAAGGTGACTACGAGTCAATTCACCGCGATCTGGCATTTGCctttgggaagtgggaattcGACCCAACGGAATTGAGAAACCCCTTTGCAGAAGGGTCAGGCTCTGTTGATATTCTGGTCCCTGCCACACTGCAGCGTGAGATTAACTATCACGAGGTTCGTGGTGCTGGCCACAAGTTTCTGTACGCTGATGGAATAGCTGATTCGATCATACAAGCACTTGTTTCTTAG